TCTTCACCCCTTCCCATCCCTCCTGGATGGTAATATCCCCCCTTTTAACCAGCTCATAGATGTCTCTTGTCAGGTCTGTGAAGGCTTTCTCCACGTTAATGGCATCTCGGGCTGACGTTTCAATGTACTTCATGCCGTACGCAGCAGCCAGTTTCTCTGCCTCGTGGCGAGTCACTTGCCTCTGTGTATCCAGGTCACACTTGTGACCCACCAGAACAAATACAATTTGGTAGGGCTGAACGTGTACTTTGGTCTCTTCTAACCACTCATGGACATTCTGGAAGGACCTGCGGTTGGTAATGTCAAATAAGAGAAGGCCACCTACTGAGTTCCTGTAGTAGGCGCGAGTGATGGAtctaaaacacaagaaagaagtaaagaataaAGGCCGTGCCCAAACTCCTGTCCTTCAATGAACTCAGATGGTGTATTCTAGCGTGTCTCGTTACGGACACAGTCCTTTAGTAAgaatgattttctcttttcttaaacaaTGGAATGCAGATGTCATTGTGTAATAATACTACATGAATTTTCAATTGGCCAAAACTTTGAGATGGCATCTTCTAGAAATGAATGCTCATGGCCTTACAGGCATTTCCCCTCAGTTCAGGTAGAACCACAGCCCACTCTCCCACCGTGGCAAAATGGGATACCTAAGCCACAGGATATTATGTAGCAAAATGAAATAACGAATGCTAAAGTGTTCTCTGACCTGGAGAGCTCATTACAAACTGTCGTAGTTGAAACAGGGTTTGAAAAGATTAAACATGAACTTATGAGAGTCAACAGTACATGTTTATAAGTATATAGAGGTATATTACAATAGGCCCCATTTTTCCCACTTCTTACTGCTATGTGCATCTTTGAGgagaaatgcattttgttttttatttcttaggctatgtgggaatgggaaaaagaagaaTGGTCTGCAAAGGTCCTGACACATTTCAGAGAGGCTGACTCAGGAGCTACCACTGTGAAAAACTGCTTAAAGAGCCAAAACTTCCCCTTAAAGTGACAATTTATTTAAAGCGATGTAATTAGAATATCTCTAAAACCTATTATACATGTGCTGTGCTTCTTAAACAGGAGAAGCTGCCTATATTTTAACTTGTTGACTTGCATACGTTATGGTATTTTGCTTAGAGCATATTAGAGCTTATTAGAGGGTGTCAAACTA
This region of Felis catus isolate Fca126 chromosome X, F.catus_Fca126_mat1.0, whole genome shotgun sequence genomic DNA includes:
- the RAB39B gene encoding ras-related protein Rab-39B, which gives rise to MEAIWLYQFRLIVIGDSTVGKSCLIRRFTEGRFAQVSDPTVGVDFFSRLVEIEPGKRIKLQIWDTAGQERFRSITRAYYRNSVGGLLLFDITNRRSFQNVHEWLEETKVHVQPYQIVFVLVGHKCDLDTQRQVTRHEAEKLAAAYGMKYIETSARDAINVEKAFTDLTRDIYELVKRGDITIQEGWEGVKSGFVPNVVHSSEEVVKSERRCLC